The Panicum hallii strain FIL2 chromosome 5, PHallii_v3.1, whole genome shotgun sequence genome contains the following window.
GCAGGACAAGGAAAAACCAAACCCGGTGCCGAGAGAGAACGCGGATAAGGGGGCGGAGTACGAACGGAGCCGAGCAATTTAGCGGCGGCACCACCACGGGTGCCGTGACGCGCCCGGTCGCTTGACGCGCGCGGCGGCGTTGACATCTCCAcagcgcggccgcggccgcccatTCCATCGATTCAAAGCTGCGTCATCTTGTGGGTGCCGCCCTGTGCTCGGCGGCTGCTGCCTTTCGGTCGCCGCTGCCTAGCTCCGTAGCCCATAGTCTCTCCACCCCCACACGTCAGCCGGACTTGACctcctcgcccgccgccgcccggggccTGCCCGCCCGCGCGGACGCGTCCACGGCTTCGACATCACGTCACGGGCGCCTGCGGCCTGCGTGCCGCCCCCCACCAGTACGCGACGTACGCCACGGAACGAGGCGCCGACCGAGCCAAACACCCTCCCCCCCAAGAGGGCCTGGCCAAGCCCACCACCCGTCCGCACGCGGTGCCGAGTCCCCATTTCCCCCAACCCCACACCGATCCGATCGGCAAATCCCCCAACCTATTCCCCACGGATCCCGGCGCCCCCACCACACAGCGCTCGCGCTCGCGCTGCCTCCCCCTCCGTTCCCGAACCCGCACCGGTAATTGGTGGTGAATTGCCCGCCGGCCCCGGCTCGCCGCGGAGGGAGCAGCTCCCCGGTCGCCGCGATGGCGGAGTGCCGCAGCCTCATCGAGTTCCTCCGCGCGTTCGAGCACCACCGCAGGGCGGCGGACAGCTCGGCCTCCGCGTGCTCCCGATCCAGGCGGGCCcgcgcggccggcgccggcgccggcgcctcctTCTGCGACAGCACCCCGATGGCCGTGGTCGACGCGGTCAtgctcctcgccgtcgtcgccgcgCTGGGCTTCCTCGTGATCCCGTACCTCAGGCTGCTGCTCGTCGAGGTGGGCGCGCTGCTCCACCCCGCCGCGTCCTGCCTCTCGGCCGCCGCCTTCTTCGGGGCCGCGGTCGCCGTGGCGGCGGCCGTCGTCGCGTGGGAGCTGCTGGGCTACCACGCGCGCAAGTGCGGGAAGCCCAGGTGCAGGGGCCTCAAGAAGGCCGTGGAGTTCGACATCCAGCTCGAGACGGAGGAGTGCGTGCGcggccgccccgggcccgccgcgCGATCGGCGCTGCTCGCGGCCGCGGGCGCGCGCCCCGTCGAGCTCGGGGACGAGCAGCGGGAGCTGGAGGCCGAGCTCCGCAAGATGGCGCCGCCCAACGGCCGCACCGTGCTCATCTTCCGCGCGCCCTGCGGCTGCCCCAAGGGCCGCATGGAGGTCTGGGGCGCCAAGAAGGTTCGCCGGATCAAGAAgtgaaaaggggaaaaggggagGATCAGATGGTGACTAGGTTATTAGTCCATTGCTGGTCCGATTCCTGATAAGTAGTAGCTAGAAAAATATATAATTTCAGTAATAAGTATAGGGAGAGCGAATAAATGGATGATACAACAGTTATATCACAGATAGACTATAGACATCACATACTCCTTGTATTATGAACCAGTGCGAATTTCAGACAGAAAATATATGGCTTTTACTTGTTCATTCTCTATTTTTCATGGAACTCTGGATTAATCAGTCTGTCCATAGGTGGTTACTCTTTCGGTGGATCTTGGTCTATAAAATTGTTGCGCGGTAAGTTCTTTTGATTCTGCTCTGTTTAGTTCCTAGTTATTGTCTCATTTTAAATGTTTTTGCTGTTGATTCAGTGTCTTCTTGAGGAGTTGAGGTGAAGTTTTAACTCCTTGAAATGAGGTGAAGTATTATAGTTGAGATTACAAAATTCTT
Protein-coding sequences here:
- the LOC112891687 gene encoding uncharacterized protein At5g19025-like produces the protein MAECRSLIEFLRAFEHHRRAADSSASACSRSRRARAAGAGAGASFCDSTPMAVVDAVMLLAVVAALGFLVIPYLRLLLVEVGALLHPAASCLSAAAFFGAAVAVAAAVVAWELLGYHARKCGKPRCRGLKKAVEFDIQLETEECVRGRPGPAARSALLAAAGARPVELGDEQRELEAELRKMAPPNGRTVLIFRAPCGCPKGRMEVWGAKKVRRIKK